The DNA window GATCAGCATCGGCAGTGCGCCGGCCAGATACGTACCGATGGTCGGGATGAACTGCGAGATCAGTCCCACCCACACGGCGAGGGCGGGGGCGTACGGCACGTCCAGTATCAGCAGCAGGACGTAGTGCGCGACGCCCGAGATGAGCGCCATCAGACCGCGCGAGTAGATGTAGCCACCGGTCTTGTCGACCGCGATCTCCCAGGCGCGCAGCACCTCGGCCTGACGGGCGGGCGGCAGTACGGAGCACAGGGCGCGGCGCAGCCGGGGTCCGTCGGCGGCGAAGTAGAACGAGAAAAGGAAGATCGTCAGCAGCTTGAACAGCCCGCCGAGCACGGTGGCCGAGACGTCCAGTACGCCGGTCGCGCTGTTCTGTACGTACTTCCGCAGCCAGTCGGAGTTCAGGACGCTGTCCTGGACCTCGACCCGGGAGAGCTCCGTGTGGAAGGTCTGGTTGATCCAGTTGATCACCTGGTCGAGGTACTTGGGGAAGTCCTCGACCATCTCGACGATCTGACCGGCCAGCATCGAGCCGAGCAGTACGACGAATCCGACGCCCGTGGCCAGCACCCCGATGAAGACCAGAAAGGTGGCGAGGCCGCGGCGCATGCCGTGCGCCGCCATCCTGCCGACGGCGGGTTCGATGGCGAGGGCCAGGAAGAAGGCGATCAGGATGTTGAGAAGCAGGCCGACGAGCTGGTGGAACGCCCAGTTGCCGAGCTGGAAGCAGGCGTAGAGCGCGAGCGCGAGCACCATGGCGCGCGGCAGCCACCGGGGCATGCGAGCCCGACCGCTGTCCGCCGCGGGGGGCGCGGGCGGCGGTGCGGTCGGCGGGTCTTCTCGCCCGGCGGGCTCGTCGTTGGGTGCCACGGAGCCAGTCTGACCCATGCCTGTGACATCCCGCCGCTCCCCCCTCGCGGCCGGCACCTCAGCGCTTGTCCGCAGGAACGTCCATCGCGGCGCAGACGGCGCGCCAGACGGTCTTCGCCTCCCAGCCGGCGTCCAGCGCCTGGTGGACCGTACGACCTCCGAGCTCGGCCATCACGTGGTCGCGGGCGAAGGAGTCGGCGTACGCCTCGCCGAAGTGCTCCGCCATCCGCTCCCAGAAAATCGTCAACCGCATGACTCCAGTATCGCGCCCCTGAGAGTGCAGCCGTGTGAGTGGAGCTTCCCGAGAGCGCTTTCCGCTCTACGGTCGTTCCATGGCTGGATCCGGAGCATCCCCCCTCGCCCGCGCCGAGCACTTCGTGTGGCTGACGGCCCGCGTTCTCGAACAGCGGCGGTTCGCCCACCACTTCCTTGACGGCGGCGCCGACGCGGTGGAAACAGCGCTCGCCTCGTACCTGGGAGAAGACGGCGGTTACGGCTACGCCCTGGAACCAGATCTGCGCGGTCCCGTGAGCCAGCCGCTGCACGTCGCCCACGCGCTTCGTGTCCTCGATTCCATCGGGCGATGTGAGGGGCCCCGGGTGGAACGGCTGTGCCGCTACCTGTCCGACGTGTCCACCAAGGACGGGGCCCTGCCGGCGGTGCACCCTTCGTTGCGCGGCTATCCGGCCGCGCCGTTCGTCCCGGTCGTCGACGACCCTCCGAGTGATCTCCTGGCGACAGGCCCTGTGGTGGGGCTGCTGCACCGCAACGAGGTGTGGCACGCGTGGCTCTTCAGAGCCACCGACTTCTGCTGGGCCGCTGTGGAGGCGCTGGAGGAGTCGCATCCGTACGAGATCCAGGCGGCCGTCGCCTTCCTGGACGGCGTGCCCGACCGCACGCGGGCGCGCGCCGCGGCCGCCCGGCTGGGCCGGCTGGTGCGCGATCAGGGGCTCGTGGTGCTGGATCCGGAGCGCGCCGGGGAACAGCCGGTCGCCCCTGGATACGCCCCGGGTGAGCACCACTTCGCGTACGACTACGCCCGTACCCCGGGTTCGCTCGCGCGGGGCTGGTTCACCGACGAGGAGATGAACCGTGCGCTCGACTTCCTCGCGGCCGGACAGCGGGATGACGGGGGCTGGCCGATCCGCTGGCGCGAATGGGCGCCGGGGACTGCCCTGGAGGCGCGTCCCGGCGTCACGATCGACGCGCTGCTGATGCTACGGGCGTACGGACGCGTCATCGGCTGACCCGGCCGGGGCGGCGTCCCGCAGCAGCAGGGCGGCAAGGAGCGGCTGCCGAGCCGCCGCGCGTGGACGCGACGGCCGCCGCACACCGGTGCCGTACGTCAGCCGCTGATCGCCCGTACGCCCGCAGTGACGACCACGGCGGCCCCGACCACGACGAGGAAAGGGGCGCGCAGGACAAGAGCGAGCGCCGCCGCGGCGAGTCCCGCGCCCCGGGCGTCGAGGACCAGCTGCTGACCGGTGCTGAACGTCTGCTGGGCGGTGAGCGCGGCCAGCAGGGCCACGGGCAGCAGGGCGGCCAGGCGCCTGACCAGCGGGCGCTCCAGGGCCCCGGCGGGCACCAGCAGGCCGATGAGCTTGACGAGGTAGCAGCCGACGGCTGTGGCTCCGATAGCGATCCAGACGCTCATCGCCGGTCCTCCTTGGCGGTGTGACGTGCCCTGCGGCCCTGTACGCAGAGCACGGCGGGAGCGGCGAGTGCGGCCACGAGCACGGGCACGCCGGCCGGCAGTACCGGCAGGACCCCGAGGGCAAGGAGCACCGCGAGGCCCGCGACAGTCCGCTCCGTACCGGTGCGGAGCATAGGCGCCAGCAGTGCGAGGAAGACGGCGGGACTCGCGGCGTCCAGGCCCCACGCGTCGGTGTCGCCGATGGCCTCGGCACCGAGTGCGCCGACCAGGGTGGTGAGGTTCCACAGCACGTACAGGGTCAGCCCTGTGACGGTGAAGCCGAGCCGCGCGCTGCGGCGCGAGGGCTGGGCGAGCGTCACGGCCGTCGTCTCGTCGATCACCCAGTGCGCGGCGAAGGGACGTACGAAACGGGGCAGGGCCAGCAGCTGGGACAGCCGCAGGCCGTAGAAGGCGTTGCGTACGCCGAGGAAGAAGGCACCCGCCGCGGCGGTGAAGGGATTGCCGCCCGCCGCGAGCGCGCTGACGAGCGCGAACTGCGAGGCGCCTGTGAACACGAGAAGGCTGAGCGCGCAGGTCTGGAGCAGGGTGAGGCCCGAACCGGCGGAGGTCACGCCGAAGGCGAAGCCGGAGAGTCCGACGGCGACGCCGACGCCGAGCGCGTCGCGTACGACGGCCCTGTCCGGTCTCGCCGCGGGTGGATCTGTGCGTATCGCTGGGGGTGCTGTCTGTTCTGCCACGCCCCGGACACTACGGCCGGCGGCCGCGACCGGTCTTGTACGTTCTTGCGCGTTCCCGCTGGTAGGCGCCGGGCGGCACGCCGACGATCCGGGTGAAGTGCCGGTTCAGGTGCGGCTGGTCCGTGAACCCCACCGCGGTGGCGGCCTCGGCGGGCGCCGTGCCGGCCTCCAGGAGCCGCCGGGCACTGCGCACGCGCGCGTTGGTGAGCCAGGTGTGCGGCGGCATGCCGTACGCCGTCCGGAACGCGCGCAGGAGCGCGAACGGACCGGTCCCGAGTTCGTTCGCGAGCTGTTCCAGGGAAGGGGGCTCCGCCATGCGCTCCTCCAGGAGGCCCTTCGCGAGAGCCGCCGTGCGGGCGCCCGCCGCCGTCGGCGGGCGTACGGGCAGCGTCTGGCCGTGGCGGCGCAGCAGCCCGGCCACGGCGATGCGCAGCAGGCTGTCGGCGGCGAGGGCGTTGCCCTCCTCGGCGGCCTTGTGCACCGCCCGGATGAGCCGGGCGGTGTCCGGATCCTCGACGATGGTCTCGGCGAAGCCCGCCGTTCCGCGCAGGTTCGTCGTCTCGTCGGCGATGGCCGCGACCACCTGCGCCGAGGGATACAGGGTGGCGTACGACCATCCCTCCGGCACGCCCGCGTGGGCGGAGTGCGGAACCTCCGGGTTGATCATGACGACGGTGCCGGGGCAGGCTCTGATCGTGCCCTGGGGCATGACCACGTCCTCGATGCCGCGGAAGACCGCGCCGAAGACGAACCCCTCGTGACTGTGCCGCGAGAAGGAATGGCGGACGTAGCGGGCCCGCAGCAGGTCGAGGCCGGGAACTCCCGGATACTGCCAGTGCCGGGCCCACTCGTCCTTCCCACACGCCGTCACCGGCGCGTCCGCCGCCTCGCGGGGCTCCGGAGCTCCAGCGGCCCCATCCACCCCGCCCATCCCACCGGGCGTACTCACCCCACCACCCCATCAGTCGTCCCGCCGACCCCACCCGGCCCGCCGGCCAGTCGGCCCTCTCGCGCTTCCACCACCGCCATACAGCCATTCTGCGCCCGTCCCGCACGCCGCTGACCTGCGCGTCCATGTCCCGGACGCCCGTTGTCAGTGGTCGGGTGCACGATGGGGGACATGTCCAGGACTGCGCTCGACTCCTTCTCCCCCGCGACCCGCGGCTGGTTCACCGGAGCCTTCAGCGCGCCCACCGCGGCGCAGGAAGGCGCCTGGCAGGCCATCTCGGAGGGGTCGGACGTCCTGGTCGTGGCCCCGACCGGTTCGGGCAAGACCCTGGCCGCCTTTCTCGCCGCCCTCGACGACCTGGCGTCCAAGCCCCCGCCCGCGGACCCCAAGAAGCGCTGCCGGGTGCTGTACGTATCGCCGCTCAAGGCCCTCGCGGTCGACGTCGAGCGCAATCTGCGCAGCCCGCTCACCGGCATCCGTCAGGAGGCCGTGCGCCTGGGAATGACGGAGCCCGATGTACGCGTGGGCATCCGCTCCGGCGACACCCCGGCCAACGAGCGGCGGTCGCTGGCGACCAAACCGCCGGACATCCTCATCACCACACCCGAGTCGCTGTTCCTGATGCTCACCTCCGCCACCCGCGACGCCCTGGCGGGCATCGAGACGGTCATCCTGGACGAGGTGCACGCGGTCGCGGGGACCAAGCGCGGCGCGCATCTCGCCGTGTCCCTGGAGCGGCTGGACGAGTTGCTGCCGCGGCCCGCCCGCAGGATCGGCCTGTCGGCGACCGTGCGGCCGGTGGACGAGGTCGCCAGGTTCCTCTCCCCCCAGCGGCAGGCGGCCATCGTCCAGCCGCCTTCGGGCAAGGAGTTCGACCTGTCGGTCGTCGTCCCCGTGGAGGATCTCGGCGAGCTGGGCGGCGCCCCCGCCAAGGGGGACGACGCCGGCGACAAGCCGTCGATCTGGCCCCACGTCGAGGAGCGCATCGCCGACCTCGTCCAGGCCCACCGCTCGACGATCGTCTTCGTGAACTCACGCCGCCTCGCCGAGCGCCTGTGCAACCGGCTCAACGAGATCGCCTACGAACGTGCCACCGGCGAGCCCCTCCCCGGCGACCAGTCACCCGCCGAGATCATGGCTCAGGCGGGCGCCGCCAAGGGCGCCCCGGCCCTGCTCGCCCGAGCCCACCACGGTTCGGTCTCCAAGGAGCAGCGCGCCCAGGTCGAGGAGGACCTCAAGGCCGGCCGGCTGCCCGCCGTCGTCGCTACGTCGAGCCTGGAGCTGGGCATCGACATGGGCGCGGTGGACCTCGTCGTCCAAGTCGAGTCACCGCCGTCCGTCGCCTCCGGACTCCAGCGCGTCGGCCGCGCGGGTCACCAGGTCGGCGCGGTCTCCACCGGTGTCGTCTTCCCCAAGTACCGGGGCGACCTGGTCCAGTCGGCCGTCGTCACCGAGCGCATGCGCAGCGGCTCCATCGAGGCCCTGCGCGTGCCGGCGAACCCCCTCGACGTCCTGGCGCAGCAGCTCGTGGCGATGGTCGCGCTCGACACCTGGCAGGCCGACGACCTGCTCTCCGTAGTTCGCCGTGCGGCCCCCTTCGCCTCGCTCCCCGAGTCCGCGTTCACAGCGGTCCTCGACATGCTCGCGGGCCGCTATCCGTCCGATGCCTTCGCCGAGCTGCGTCCCCGCGTCGTCTGGGACCGCATCGCCGGTACGGTCACGGGCCGCCCCGGGGCGCAGCGCCTGGCGGTCACCTCCGGGGGCACCATCCCCGACCGCGGACTCTTCGGCGTCTTCCTGGCCGGAGCCGACCCCAAGAAGGGCGGCGGCCGCGTCGGCGAGCTCGACGAGGAGATGGTCTACGAATCCAGGGTGGGTGACGTCTTCACCCTGGGCACCACCTCGTGGCGCATCGAGGACATCACGCGCGACCGGGTGCTGGTCTCCCCCGCCCCCGGCGTGCCGGGCCGGCTGCCGTTCTGGAAGGGCGACCAGCTGGGCCGCCCGCTCGAACTGGGCCGCGCGCTGGGCGCCTTCGTCCGTGAGGTCGGCTCGCTCTCCGCCGAGGACGCAAGGTTGCGCCTGACCGCCGCCGGCCTGGACGCCTGGGCCGCCGAGAACGTCCTCGCGTACCTGGACGAGCAGCGCCGCGCCGCCGGTCACGTACCCGACGACCGCACGATCGTCGTCGAGCGGTTCCGCGACGAGCTGGGTGACTGGCGTGTCGTCATCCACTCCCCCTTCGGGGCGCAGGTGCATGCCCCCTGGGCCCTCGCGCTCGGCAGCCGCCTGACCGAGCGGTACGGCATGGACGCCCAGGTCATGCACGCCGACGACGGCATCGTGCTGCGCCTGCCCGACGCGGACCTGATGGGCTTCGACCTCCTCGACGACGAACCGGTCCGCCAGGGCACGGAGTTCGACAGCGACCAGGCCCCGCTCGGCGCCGCCGACGTCGCGTTCGACAAGGGTGAGGTCAACCAGATCGTCACCGACCAGGTCGGCGGCTCGGCGCTGTTCGCCGCCCGCTTCCGCGAGTGCGCCGCCCGCGCGCTGCTGCTGCCGCGCCGCAGTCCGGGCAAGCGCACCCCGCTGTGGCAGCAGCGCCAGCGCGCGTCCCAGCTGCTCCAGGTCGCCTCGGAGTTCGGCTCGTTCCCGATCGTCCTCGAAGCCGTACGGGAGTGCCTCCAGGACGTCTTCGACGTACCCGGCCTCACCGAGCTCATGGGTGACATCGAATCCCGCCGCGTCCGGCTCGTCGAGGTCACCACCCCCGAGCCGTCCCCGTTCGCCCGCTCCCTCCTCTTCGGTTACGTCGCCCAGTTCCTGTACGAGGGTGACTCGCCCCTCGCCGAACGGCGCGCCGCCGCGCTCTCCCTGGACTCCCGGCTGCTGGCCGAGCTGCTCGGCCAGGCGGAGCTGCGCGAGCTGCTCGACGCCGAGGTCCTGACCGAGCTGGAGCAGGAGCTCCAGTGGCTCACCGAAGACCGCCGTATCAAGGACATGGAGGGCGTGGCCGACCTCCTGCGGGTGCTGGGGCCGCTCACCGACGCCGAGCTGGCGGCGCGCGGAGCCGAACCGGGTTGGGCCGAGGCGCTGTCGACCTCCCGCCGTGCCATCCGGGTCCGTGTCGCGGGCGCGGACCACTGGGCGGCCGTCGAGGACGCGGGCCGGCTGCGCGACGCGCTGGGTACGGCGCTGCCTGTCGGCGTACCGGAAGCGTTCACGGAGCCCGTCAAGGACCCGCTCGGCGATCTCCTGGCCCGTTTCGCCCGTACGCACGGCCCCTTCACGTCCGCAGCGGCCGCCGCCCGGTTCGGGCTGGGCGCGGCGGTGACGGACGGCGCCCTGCAACGTCTCGCCGCGAACGGCCGGGTCGTGCAGGGCGAGTTCCACCCCGCCGGGATCGGCCAGGAATGGTGCGACGCGACGGTGCTGCGCCGGCTGCGCCGCCGGTCCCTCGCCGCCCTGCGCCAGGAGCTGGAGCCGGTTCCGCCCGCCGCGCTCGCCACGTTCCTCCCCCAGTGGCAGCATCTGGGCAGCAGCAGCCTGCGCGGCATCGACGGACTGGTGCGTGCCGTCGAGCAGTTGCAAGGCGCTTCTGTTCCCGCGTCCGCGCTGGAGAAGCTGGTCCTGCCGTCGCGCGTCGCGGGCTACTCCCCCGCCATGCTCGACGAGCTCACGACCACCGGCGAGATCCTGTGGGCGGGATCGGGCGCCCTGCCCGGCAAGGACGGCTGGGTGTCCCTGTACCTCGCCGACGCGGCGCCGCTACTCGTCCCGCAGCCGCACCCCCTCGAACTCACCGCGCTCCACGAGTCCGTCCTCACCACCCTCTCGGGCGGGTACGGCCTCTTCTTCCGCCAGATCGCCGACCAGGTCCGCGCCACCACCCACCCGGACTGCACGGATCCCCAACTGGCGGACGCCCTGTGGGACCTGGCCTGGTCCGGACGCCTCACCAACGACACCCTCGCGCCCCTGCGCTCACTGCTGGGCTCGGGACGTACGGCGGGCTCCACCGCGCACCGCGCGAAACGCACAATTCCGCGCGGGCGTTACGGCACCCTCAGCGCGGCCGCCCGACCCGCGTCCCGCACCGGCCCGCCCACGGTCTCCGGCCGCTGGTCCCTGCTCCCCGCCCAGGAACCGGATCCGACCCACCGCGCCCACGCGCTCGCCCGCACCCTGCTCGACCGGCACGGCGTGGTCACGCGCGGCGCCGTCGCGGCCGAAGGCGTCGAGGGCGGCTTCTCGGCGACGTACCGCATCCTCGCCGCGTTCGAGGACAGCGGTCAGGCCCGCCGGGGGTACGTCGTCGAGGGCCTCGGCGCGGCCCAGTTCGCGATGGACGGCGCGGTCGACCGCCTGCGAGCGGCGGCCACCGCACGCGAGCGCGCGGAATCCGACACGCCGAGCCGCGCGGTGGTCCTGGCCGCCGCCGACCCGGCCAACGCCTACGGCGCGGCCCTGCCCTGGCCCGAACCGCCCGCAGACGCCGGCCACAAGCCCGGCCGCAAGGCGGGAGCCCTCGTCGTCCTCGTCGACGGCGAACTGGCGCTCTACATGGAGCGCGGCGGCAAGACCCTGCTGGGCTGGCCCACCAACCCGAACGACCCGTCGGCCTCCGATCCCCGCCTCACCGCGGCCGCCGAAGCACTGGCGACAGCGGCCAGGCAGGGCACCCTGGGCACAGTCACCGTGGAACGCACCAACGGCACCCCCGCCCTCACCTCCACCCTCGGCAAAACCCTGGAGGCGGCCGGCTTCCACCCCACCCCCCGAGGGCTGCGCCTGCGCCCCTGAGTCCCACCGCGTCCCCGGCGACCCCGTGCCCGGCCCCAACCGCTCTTCGATGCCTCCGGGTGAGCCTTGGCGATCCGGTCGAGCCAAGAACCGACCGTCCCCACCCGTCCCACCTCGCTCAGGCCAGGGCGGGTGAGGCAGGACCAGGCCCGGGCCCGCAATGGCAGCGCCCCGAAGGGAGGGTTCCGCGCCAGCGCTCCGGTCCGCCGCATCATGGATCCATGCCCGAAGGAGACACCGTCTGGCAGGCCGCCCAGCGCCTGCACACCGCCCTGGCCGGACGCCCACTCGTCCGCGCCGACCTCCGCGTGCCCCGGTTCGCCACCGCCGACCTGACCGGACGCACCGTCCTGGACGTCACCCCTCGCGGCAAGCACCTCCTCACCCGCCTCGAGGGCGGCCTCACGCTCCACTCCCACCTCGGCATGGACGGTGCCTGGAGGATCTACGCAGCCGCCGAGCGATGGCGCGGCGGTCCCGCCCACCAGATCCGCGCCATCCTCGGCAACGCCGAACGCACCGCCGTGGGCTACCGCCTCCCCCTGCTCGAACTCGTTCGGACGCAGGACGAAGCGCAAACCATCGGCCATCTGGGCCCGGACCTCCTGGGCCCGGACTGGGACCCTGACGAAGCACTCCGCCGCCTCCTGGCAGCCCCCGAGCGCCCCTTGGGCGAAGCCCTCCTCGACCAGCGGAACCTCGCCGGAATCGGAAACGTTTACAAGTCCGAGCTGTGCTTCTACGCCCGCGCCACGCCGTGGCTGCCCGTCGGTGAACTCCCCTCCCTCGAACGCCTGGTCGCCGCCGCCAAACGCCTCCTGGAGGCGAACCGCGACCGCCCCAGCCGCCGCACCACCCTGCGCGAGCGCGCCCCGACCCCGCTCTTCTACGTATACGGTCGCGCCGGCCGCCCCTGCTTGCGCTGCGGCGCCACGATCCGCCACGCCGACCAGGGCGACAGCACCCGCCTGCGCCCGACCTACTGGTGCCCCCACTGCCAGAAGGGTCCCTCTCCCTGACCGGCGGGAGACCGCCCAACCACCCCCATCCCCTGCACGACAGGACAGTTGACGCACCGTCAGCTCCGGTCGTACCGTCCCCGCATGCCCCTCAAGGCGTACGACCTCACCGGCCGCACCGCACTCGTCACCGGCGCCGCGAGCGGCATCGGCCGGGCGAGCGCACTCCTCCTCGCCGCGGCGGGCGCCACCGTCCACTGCGCGGACCGGGACGAGAGCGGCCTCCGCGAGACCACCTCACTGATCGCCAAGGCGGGCGGCGCCGCTCACCAGCACCCCCTCGACGTCACCGACCGCGCCCGCCTCGCCGACGCGGTGGCCGCGGCCGGCCCTCCGGACATCCTCGCGGCCATCGCCGGAATCATGCACAGCAGCACCGTCCTGGAGACCCGCGACGAGGACCTGGAGCGGGTTCTGGCGGTCAATTTCAAGGGTGTTCTGTATGCCTGCCAGGAGGCGGCCCGCGCCATGATCTCCGCCGGGACCCCGGGCAGCATCATCACCATGGCGTCGGGCGCCGTCGACGCGGCGCACGCCGGGCTGCTCTGCTACAGCGCCGCCAAGACAGCAGTCGTACAGCTCACCAGGACACTCGCCACGGAGCTGGGCCCCCATTCCATCCGCGTCAACGCCGTTGCCCCGGGCTGGATCCGCACCCCCATGACCGACCGCCACGACGCGGCCCTCCAGAGCCGGGCCGAGTCCGCCATGGTCCGAGCGTCCCCACTGGGCCGGGTGGGCGAGCCGGAGGACATCGCGCACGCCGTCCTGTACCTGGCGTCGGACGCCTCCGCCTTCACGACGGGCCAGATCCTCCGCCCGAACGGCGGCGTCGCGATGCCCTGGTAGCCCCACGCCACCCCCGGGCACCGCCGGGCCACACCTTCGCAACCCCGGACCCCCCGGCACCGCCCGGCCCCCTCCCCTCACCCCGGCCCTGGCAGCCCCGGCACCCCCACGCAGCCTCCCGGCACCCCGAGCCGCGCCCGGGCGACCGCGAGCCGCACCCCCGTGATCCCGCGCCGCACACCCCGGCCGAGCCCGAGCCCCAGCGCCAGGACGGCCCGGGAGGCGGCTCCCCCGCCGCCCCGGGCGTACGCCGGGAGCCCACCACCCCCGGCGTACGCCCGATCCCGCGCCGGCGCGCCGGCCCGGCCCCGCCCGTGGCCGCCGGTACGGCGTGGACGGGCAGCAGACTCAGCCCCCAGCCACCCGCCACCACCACCCCCTCGACGACCCCCGTCCGCCCGGGCAGCAGCACAAGCCGAAGCGCCGCGTACCACCACACCACCGCGAGCACCAGCACCGCCCCCGGTCCCCAGAAGTCACGCCATGCCATGGCTGCCTCCTCCGGCCGACGCTAGACGGGCCCGCGCACACGGCGGGAGGGCGCACCGGGAGCACACCCCGGCGCACCCGACCGCACCAGACACCGCACACGCCCGCGCTCTACGCCCCTACTCGCTCTCCGCCTGGAACATCCAGGCGTGCTTCTCAAGATCCGCAGTCAGCCCGATGATGATGTCCTGGGTGACCGGGTCCGGGTCGGCGGTCGCCTCGATACGCTCCCGCATGCGACCGACCACCACGCCGAGCGCGTCCACCAGGATCCGTACGGCGTCCACATCCTTGATCCACCCCGACGGAACCTCCCGGATCGCCGTCGAGCGCGCCACGCTCGCGGACCGCCCGTCCGGGTTGACACCCAGCGCCGACGCCCGTTCCGCCACCGAGTCGGAGTGCAGCCGCGCCGTGGTGACCACCTCGTCGAGCTGAAGGTGTACGGACCGGAACCGTGGCCCCACCACGTTCCAGTGGACCTGCTTGGCGACCAGCGACAGATCGACCAGGTCCACGAGCGCGCCCTGGAGGGCCTCGCCCACCACCTTGAGATCCGCCTCGGGCAGGGTGCTCTTCACGACAGACATCCGTTTTCCTCCTCGGAGAACCGCAGCGAACAACGTCGGCACAAACGAAAACCCACCCCCCGC is part of the Streptomyces agglomeratus genome and encodes:
- a CDS encoding ATP-dependent helicase → MSRTALDSFSPATRGWFTGAFSAPTAAQEGAWQAISEGSDVLVVAPTGSGKTLAAFLAALDDLASKPPPADPKKRCRVLYVSPLKALAVDVERNLRSPLTGIRQEAVRLGMTEPDVRVGIRSGDTPANERRSLATKPPDILITTPESLFLMLTSATRDALAGIETVILDEVHAVAGTKRGAHLAVSLERLDELLPRPARRIGLSATVRPVDEVARFLSPQRQAAIVQPPSGKEFDLSVVVPVEDLGELGGAPAKGDDAGDKPSIWPHVEERIADLVQAHRSTIVFVNSRRLAERLCNRLNEIAYERATGEPLPGDQSPAEIMAQAGAAKGAPALLARAHHGSVSKEQRAQVEEDLKAGRLPAVVATSSLELGIDMGAVDLVVQVESPPSVASGLQRVGRAGHQVGAVSTGVVFPKYRGDLVQSAVVTERMRSGSIEALRVPANPLDVLAQQLVAMVALDTWQADDLLSVVRRAAPFASLPESAFTAVLDMLAGRYPSDAFAELRPRVVWDRIAGTVTGRPGAQRLAVTSGGTIPDRGLFGVFLAGADPKKGGGRVGELDEEMVYESRVGDVFTLGTTSWRIEDITRDRVLVSPAPGVPGRLPFWKGDQLGRPLELGRALGAFVREVGSLSAEDARLRLTAAGLDAWAAENVLAYLDEQRRAAGHVPDDRTIVVERFRDELGDWRVVIHSPFGAQVHAPWALALGSRLTERYGMDAQVMHADDGIVLRLPDADLMGFDLLDDEPVRQGTEFDSDQAPLGAADVAFDKGEVNQIVTDQVGGSALFAARFRECAARALLLPRRSPGKRTPLWQQRQRASQLLQVASEFGSFPIVLEAVRECLQDVFDVPGLTELMGDIESRRVRLVEVTTPEPSPFARSLLFGYVAQFLYEGDSPLAERRAAALSLDSRLLAELLGQAELRELLDAEVLTELEQELQWLTEDRRIKDMEGVADLLRVLGPLTDAELAARGAEPGWAEALSTSRRAIRVRVAGADHWAAVEDAGRLRDALGTALPVGVPEAFTEPVKDPLGDLLARFARTHGPFTSAAAAARFGLGAAVTDGALQRLAANGRVVQGEFHPAGIGQEWCDATVLRRLRRRSLAALRQELEPVPPAALATFLPQWQHLGSSSLRGIDGLVRAVEQLQGASVPASALEKLVLPSRVAGYSPAMLDELTTTGEILWAGSGALPGKDGWVSLYLADAAPLLVPQPHPLELTALHESVLTTLSGGYGLFFRQIADQVRATTHPDCTDPQLADALWDLAWSGRLTNDTLAPLRSLLGSGRTAGSTAHRAKRTIPRGRYGTLSAAARPASRTGPPTVSGRWSLLPAQEPDPTHRAHALARTLLDRHGVVTRGAVAAEGVEGGFSATYRILAAFEDSGQARRGYVVEGLGAAQFAMDGAVDRLRAAATARERAESDTPSRAVVLAAADPANAYGAALPWPEPPADAGHKPGRKAGALVVLVDGELALYMERGGKTLLGWPTNPNDPSASDPRLTAAAEALATAARQGTLGTVTVERTNGTPALTSTLGKTLEAAGFHPTPRGLRLRP
- a CDS encoding Fpg/Nei family DNA glycosylase, whose product is MPEGDTVWQAAQRLHTALAGRPLVRADLRVPRFATADLTGRTVLDVTPRGKHLLTRLEGGLTLHSHLGMDGAWRIYAAAERWRGGPAHQIRAILGNAERTAVGYRLPLLELVRTQDEAQTIGHLGPDLLGPDWDPDEALRRLLAAPERPLGEALLDQRNLAGIGNVYKSELCFYARATPWLPVGELPSLERLVAAAKRLLEANRDRPSRRTTLRERAPTPLFYVYGRAGRPCLRCGATIRHADQGDSTRLRPTYWCPHCQKGPSP
- a CDS encoding AzlC family ABC transporter permease, with the translated sequence MAEQTAPPAIRTDPPAARPDRAVVRDALGVGVAVGLSGFAFGVTSAGSGLTLLQTCALSLLVFTGASQFALVSALAAGGNPFTAAAGAFFLGVRNAFYGLRLSQLLALPRFVRPFAAHWVIDETTAVTLAQPSRRSARLGFTVTGLTLYVLWNLTTLVGALGAEAIGDTDAWGLDAASPAVFLALLAPMLRTGTERTVAGLAVLLALGVLPVLPAGVPVLVAALAAPAVLCVQGRRARHTAKEDRR
- a CDS encoding AzlD domain-containing protein — encoded protein: MSVWIAIGATAVGCYLVKLIGLLVPAGALERPLVRRLAALLPVALLAALTAQQTFSTGQQLVLDARGAGLAAAALALVLRAPFLVVVGAAVVVTAGVRAISG
- a CDS encoding Dps family protein, with amino-acid sequence MSVVKSTLPEADLKVVGEALQGALVDLVDLSLVAKQVHWNVVGPRFRSVHLQLDEVVTTARLHSDSVAERASALGVNPDGRSASVARSTAIREVPSGWIKDVDAVRILVDALGVVVGRMRERIEATADPDPVTQDIIIGLTADLEKHAWMFQAESE
- a CDS encoding AI-2E family transporter — translated: MPRWLPRAMVLALALYACFQLGNWAFHQLVGLLLNILIAFFLALAIEPAVGRMAAHGMRRGLATFLVFIGVLATGVGFVVLLGSMLAGQIVEMVEDFPKYLDQVINWINQTFHTELSRVEVQDSVLNSDWLRKYVQNSATGVLDVSATVLGGLFKLLTIFLFSFYFAADGPRLRRALCSVLPPARQAEVLRAWEIAVDKTGGYIYSRGLMALISGVAHYVLLLILDVPYAPALAVWVGLISQFIPTIGTYLAGALPMLIAFTVNPWYALWVLGFVVVYQQFENYVLQPKLTAKTVDIHPAVAFGSVVAGTALMGAVGALIAIPAIATLQAFLGAYVKRYAVTDDPRVHGRQPRRKGTSALVRMWRTLRHEPRQVSRTDRTPPPSDDDI
- a CDS encoding AraC family transcriptional regulator; this translates as MGGVDGAAGAPEPREAADAPVTACGKDEWARHWQYPGVPGLDLLRARYVRHSFSRHSHEGFVFGAVFRGIEDVVMPQGTIRACPGTVVMINPEVPHSAHAGVPEGWSYATLYPSAQVVAAIADETTNLRGTAGFAETIVEDPDTARLIRAVHKAAEEGNALAADSLLRIAVAGLLRRHGQTLPVRPPTAAGARTAALAKGLLEERMAEPPSLEQLANELGTGPFALLRAFRTAYGMPPHTWLTNARVRSARRLLEAGTAPAEAATAVGFTDQPHLNRHFTRIVGVPPGAYQRERARTYKTGRGRRP
- a CDS encoding SDR family NAD(P)-dependent oxidoreductase; translated protein: MPLKAYDLTGRTALVTGAASGIGRASALLLAAAGATVHCADRDESGLRETTSLIAKAGGAAHQHPLDVTDRARLADAVAAAGPPDILAAIAGIMHSSTVLETRDEDLERVLAVNFKGVLYACQEAARAMISAGTPGSIITMASGAVDAAHAGLLCYSAAKTAVVQLTRTLATELGPHSIRVNAVAPGWIRTPMTDRHDAALQSRAESAMVRASPLGRVGEPEDIAHAVLYLASDASAFTTGQILRPNGGVAMPW
- a CDS encoding DUF3046 domain-containing protein, which codes for MRLTIFWERMAEHFGEAYADSFARDHVMAELGGRTVHQALDAGWEAKTVWRAVCAAMDVPADKR